The nucleotide window GATCCCCGCCGGGGCGGCTCCCCCGCGGCCATCCGTCGAAAGTCGTCTAGCCTGTCGATATGGCACGGGTTGCTGACGGTGAGACTGCGCGCCGCTCGCGAGGGCGGCGCCGCACCGGGGACGCGGATGCGCGGGCCCAGATTCTCGAGGCGGCGTCGAAGGAGTTTCTCGAAAAGGGCTACGACGCGACGTCGCTGCGTGCGATTGCCCGGCGAGCAGACGTCGATCCTGCCCTGGTGCACCACTATTTCAACGACAAGCCGGAGCTGTTTGCCGCGTCCGTGAGTTCGCCCATGCGGCCGGACCTCATCGTCAAGGAGGTCTTGCGTGGTCCGCGGGATCAGATCGGCGTGAACCTTGTCATCGTCGTTCTCACGCAAATGGAGTCCGGCAAGTCCGCCGAACGGGTCATCAGCCTTATCCGCACCGCACTTGGCCACGACTTCGCCGCGACGATGCTGCGCCAGTTCATCACGCGCGAGGTGCTCACGAAGATCGCTGAAGATTTGGGCACCGAGGACGGAGAATTGCGGGCGGGCGCAGCCGCGTCGCAGATCGTCGGACTGTTCATGGTGCGGTAC belongs to Phycisphaeraceae bacterium and includes:
- a CDS encoding TetR family transcriptional regulator, whose translation is MARVADGETARRSRGRRRTGDADARAQILEAASKEFLEKGYDATSLRAIARRADVDPALVHHYFNDKPELFAASVSSPMRPDLIVKEVLRGPRDQIGVNLVIVVLTQMESGKSAERVISLIRTALGHDFAATMLRQFITREVLTKIAEDLGTEDGELRAGAAASQIVGLFMVRYGVRVEPLASAPIDEVARRIGPVIQWHLTGYPSPLDSGVTPPE